In Aquimarina sp. TRL1, a single window of DNA contains:
- a CDS encoding toxin-antitoxin system YwqK family antitoxin yields MRLLLLVLIGGLCSFQFLSKETRKIISDDQYNYEFYVTDHKLTVFKENRQYYWYRLGEIHQSQSGANGALLQGRYTKSYRGAGIAEEGFFEKGIKHHRWSSWYQNGTLKEVTYWREGLRSGTYTAYSDQGVARISGKYSRGKKHGRWIDYQTQDTTYFKQGEKVVEKPKKRNEKTEKPKKEGWITNSKAWFQKVFRKKTAAEKAAKKRQRELKKRAKKQQKPKTNIPPKQSN; encoded by the coding sequence ATGAGATTATTGCTGTTAGTACTAATAGGAGGGCTGTGCTCTTTCCAGTTTCTTTCTAAAGAAACCCGAAAGATCATTTCGGATGATCAGTACAATTATGAGTTTTATGTAACCGATCATAAGCTAACTGTGTTTAAAGAAAACCGGCAGTATTACTGGTATCGGCTTGGGGAGATTCATCAAAGTCAGTCAGGAGCTAATGGAGCGTTACTACAGGGTCGGTATACCAAGAGTTACCGAGGAGCAGGTATCGCAGAAGAAGGTTTTTTTGAAAAAGGAATCAAGCACCATCGCTGGAGTAGCTGGTATCAAAACGGAACGCTAAAAGAAGTAACCTACTGGCGGGAAGGATTGCGTTCTGGTACATACACAGCCTACTCAGATCAGGGAGTAGCCCGTATCAGCGGGAAATATTCCCGAGGAAAAAAACACGGACGCTGGATTGATTACCAGACACAGGATACAACTTATTTCAAACAAGGAGAAAAAGTAGTCGAAAAACCCAAAAAGCGAAACGAAAAGACAGAGAAGCCCAAAAAAGAAGGGTGGATTACAAATAGCAAAGCCTGGTTCCAAAAGGTATTTAGAAAAAAAACAGCCGCAGAAAAAGCCGCAAAAAAAAGACAACGGGAACTAAAAAAACGCGCTAAGAAACAACAAAAACCCAAAACGAATATCCCGCCAAAACAAAGTAACTAA
- a CDS encoding type II secretion system F family protein encodes MEVDLSTLSGKNKTKGQDRIGKGFLHQEIGLTKKFGAKEKEKLYKDLATLLGAGVDFKTALDILANQQKKEFIRDLILGIKNKIIKGKNFYEALEETNRFSPYEYYSIKIGEETKKLDAVLMELHKYFKRQLKLKKQIISVITYPSFVLLLTVGVLYFMLSYVVPMFGSVFQQFDGELPALTKKIMLLSEKFPLILGIGIVVLLTVVLLIRLYKKHPTYRRYQAQVLLKIPFFGRLIKMVYLARYCQFLDLLLTARTPLTDSLEMVKKVIGFYPIETSIDTIRTDVIRGTSFAAAMKKHRIYEYKLTSMVAVAEEINQLDTMFARLADEYDEEVEHKTKMIGVILEPIIIIVIGLIVGVIMVAMYAPMFDLSKIIRGG; translated from the coding sequence ATGGAAGTAGATTTATCGACATTATCCGGAAAAAATAAAACCAAAGGTCAAGACCGTATTGGGAAGGGGTTTCTGCACCAGGAAATCGGGCTGACCAAAAAGTTTGGCGCCAAGGAAAAAGAAAAACTGTATAAGGACCTGGCGACCTTACTGGGGGCAGGGGTAGATTTTAAAACAGCACTGGATATACTGGCGAATCAGCAGAAAAAAGAATTTATCAGAGACCTGATCTTGGGGATAAAAAATAAGATCATCAAAGGAAAGAACTTTTATGAGGCGCTGGAAGAAACCAACCGGTTTTCTCCCTATGAGTACTACAGTATTAAAATAGGAGAAGAAACCAAAAAACTGGATGCGGTACTGATGGAGTTGCATAAGTATTTCAAAAGGCAACTCAAACTGAAAAAACAGATCATATCAGTAATTACCTATCCGTCTTTTGTCTTGCTACTCACCGTAGGGGTACTGTATTTTATGCTATCCTATGTGGTACCTATGTTTGGTTCCGTGTTTCAGCAGTTTGATGGCGAATTGCCTGCATTGACCAAAAAAATCATGCTGCTGTCAGAAAAATTTCCATTGATTCTGGGAATCGGCATCGTAGTACTACTGACGGTAGTACTGCTGATCAGGCTGTATAAAAAACATCCGACCTACAGGAGGTATCAGGCACAAGTATTACTTAAAATTCCCTTTTTTGGACGCTTGATCAAAATGGTATATCTGGCTCGGTATTGTCAGTTTCTGGATTTGTTGCTGACTGCCAGAACACCCCTGACCGATTCTCTGGAAATGGTAAAAAAAGTAATTGGGTTTTATCCCATCGAAACATCCATAGATACCATCCGAACCGATGTAATTCGCGGAACGTCGTTTGCAGCGGCGATGAAGAAGCACCGTATCTACGAATATAAGCTCACATCGATGGTGGCTGTGGCAGAAGAAATCAATCAATTAGATACTATGTTCGCCCGTTTGGCAGATGAATATGATGAAGAAGTAGAACATAAGACCAAAATGATAGGAGTAATTCTGGAACCCATTATCATTATTGTGATCGGACTCATCGTAGGTGTGATTATGGTAGCAATGTATGCTCCGATGTTTGATCTCAGTAAGATTATCAGAGGAGGATAA
- a CDS encoding type IV pilin protein, giving the protein MVIKKHRQLKKGYVAAYSMTEILIVLCIIGILLLMVLPSQTSVIAQAKSIEAQSMLNHLYGLEKNYFYRHSRYSSDFEALGFEPALTIEQGGQAVYQIQIIEAGTNNFKATATSLSDFDGDGNFNTWSIDDKKQLKEVVRD; this is encoded by the coding sequence ATGGTTATAAAAAAACATCGACAGTTAAAAAAAGGATATGTAGCCGCATATTCGATGACAGAGATTCTGATCGTCTTGTGTATTATAGGCATATTATTACTCATGGTACTGCCCAGTCAGACCTCTGTGATTGCCCAGGCGAAGTCCATCGAGGCGCAGAGTATGCTCAATCACCTCTATGGTTTAGAGAAAAACTACTTTTACCGACACTCACGCTATAGCAGTGATTTTGAAGCATTGGGATTCGAGCCGGCATTGACCATAGAACAAGGGGGGCAGGCCGTATATCAGATTCAAATTATCGAAGCAGGAACCAATAATTTTAAGGCAACTGCAACTTCGTTATCTGATTTTGATGGAGATGGAAATTTCAATACCTGGTCGATTGATGATAAAAAGCAATTAAAAGAAGTAGTGAGGGATTAA
- a CDS encoding GspE/PulE family protein produces the protein MNGENIIELTTELQQRIPADLAHHLQVIPKEDQGDALCFYVAADKDSEMVREELTLLLGTAIEVAPISSAAIKKALIRYYRRGTEIETTATGETAAAKTIQGGQDFLDELILEAKRIGSSDIHFEVFSDEARIRYRIDGKLIEKFKIERENYLELVNKIKIRSNLDITEKRLPQDGRINYEAFDIRVSILPTLYGEKIVMRLLGRDTTHVSIDALGMESTEKEQYLEALKASKGIILISGPTGSGKTTTLYASLKLLNKMTSNIVTIEDPIEYTLKGINQVQLREDIGLSFSSALRTFLRQDPDIIMLGEIRDGATAEMAIRASLTGHLVLSTIHTNSAIGTISRLIDMGVPAFLIAETLKISVAQRLVRKLCECCKREETVREEAYKHPLFRQLKTHYVAVGCDQCYYTGYKGRTAIYEMIPVDYELTQAIKTNSQQLEEQFLRDKENRLSVKALRLVSKGVTTIEEVYSIIIEG, from the coding sequence ATGAACGGAGAGAATATCATCGAATTAACAACAGAGCTACAACAGCGGATTCCGGCAGATCTGGCACATCACCTACAGGTGATTCCCAAAGAAGATCAGGGAGATGCCCTTTGTTTCTATGTAGCAGCAGATAAAGATTCCGAAATGGTTCGGGAAGAGCTCACACTATTATTAGGAACAGCTATAGAAGTAGCTCCGATTTCTTCTGCAGCGATCAAAAAAGCATTGATCCGATATTACCGCAGAGGAACAGAAATAGAGACAACTGCGACAGGAGAAACAGCAGCAGCTAAGACAATACAGGGAGGTCAGGATTTTCTGGATGAATTAATCCTGGAAGCCAAACGCATCGGGAGTAGTGATATTCATTTCGAAGTGTTTAGTGATGAAGCCAGAATTCGCTATCGGATTGATGGAAAGCTGATTGAAAAATTTAAAATAGAAAGAGAAAATTATTTGGAACTGGTCAATAAAATAAAGATCAGATCCAATTTGGATATTACCGAAAAACGATTGCCACAGGATGGACGTATTAATTACGAGGCATTTGATATTCGGGTATCGATACTGCCGACTTTGTACGGAGAGAAAATAGTTATGCGATTACTGGGGAGAGATACGACCCATGTAAGCATTGATGCACTGGGAATGGAATCTACAGAGAAAGAACAATACCTGGAAGCCTTAAAAGCTTCTAAGGGAATCATTCTGATCAGTGGACCAACCGGATCAGGAAAGACCACCACCTTATATGCCAGCCTGAAACTACTGAATAAAATGACCAGTAATATTGTCACGATAGAAGACCCGATAGAGTATACCTTAAAGGGGATTAATCAGGTACAGTTGAGAGAGGATATAGGGCTTTCTTTTTCGAGTGCCTTGCGGACCTTTTTACGACAAGATCCGGATATTATTATGCTGGGAGAGATCCGGGATGGGGCTACTGCAGAAATGGCTATTCGTGCAAGCCTTACCGGGCATTTGGTACTGTCTACCATTCATACCAATTCTGCTATAGGAACCATCTCCAGACTGATCGATATGGGAGTTCCTGCTTTTTTGATAGCAGAAACCTTAAAAATTTCTGTAGCACAGCGATTGGTACGAAAACTATGTGAGTGCTGTAAACGAGAAGAAACAGTACGAGAAGAAGCATATAAGCATCCTTTATTCCGGCAGTTGAAAACCCATTATGTAGCAGTAGGGTGTGATCAATGTTATTATACAGGTTATAAAGGAAGAACTGCTATTTATGAAATGATTCCTGTGGATTATGAATTAACACAGGCAATAAAGACAAATTCACAACAATTAGAAGAACAATTCTTACGAGATAAAGAAAATAGATTATCCGTAAAAGCACTACGATTAGTGTCTAAAGGGGTTACAACGATAGAAGAAGTGTATTCTATTATAATAGAAGGGTAA
- a CDS encoding type II secretion system protein J, with product MSNYSIKAFTILEMLVNLAIMSIILGLIYFAYSTFVDQIRLYRESMEQQDKLSGMYLRMKTDFYEAVKIIKTPEGFSAIGYDESSIGYTVQPQQLIRTQGMIKDTIAIEKVVLFSETDKNTGEIYIHKAEIRTTMFEESLSLWVAKQYKATTRMNF from the coding sequence ATGAGCAATTATAGTATTAAAGCCTTTACCATTTTAGAGATGCTGGTCAATCTGGCTATTATGTCTATTATCCTGGGATTGATCTATTTTGCATATTCGACATTTGTCGATCAGATCCGTTTATACAGGGAATCCATGGAGCAGCAAGATAAGCTGTCGGGAATGTACCTGCGAATGAAAACAGATTTTTATGAAGCGGTAAAAATAATAAAGACCCCTGAAGGGTTTTCCGCGATTGGATATGATGAGAGTAGTATAGGGTACACCGTTCAGCCACAGCAGCTGATTCGTACTCAGGGAATGATCAAAGATACCATCGCTATAGAAAAAGTGGTTTTGTTTTCGGAAACGGACAAAAACACAGGAGAAATTTATATCCACAAGGCAGAGATCCGAACGACTATGTTTGAAGAGTCACTGTCTCTATGGGTAGCAAAACAGTATAAGGCAACCACACGAATGAATTTTTGA